In Lolium rigidum isolate FL_2022 chromosome 3, APGP_CSIRO_Lrig_0.1, whole genome shotgun sequence, the genomic window ACCTCAGCATCAAGCTTGACGAATTTAGTCCCCAAATAGACTGGCGCAAGTGCCTTCAAATGcttatccatgatcctaccaaaaAATTAGACATCCTTCACTGAATCATCAGGAGCAAGAGTTAAGCAATTCCGTAAAAAGGAGTCATGGCTTACTTGCAGCGGTAAAATTCACGATGGTAGAAATGACAGATGACCTTGTCACCGCGAGTGACCTCCGCTAGGAAGTCTCCTTCAGTTATTTCCCTGTATTCACCATGACCTTGCCTCTTAAGCACTTCACGCTTCTCAACCTCTCTCTGTTGCATAGAGAAAACTGAAATGCTTAGTACATGATACGACACttacacaagcttcacaagtgtaaGATTCAGATCAGTACCTTCATAGCAGCAATTCTTTCCGCATGCAATCTCTCAAGCTCTGGGTCCTAGAAATCAGTTCCGCAGTGTAATGGTTGTGGGACAGATACGAAAATTCGTGGTACTTTACACTAAAGATAAATATAAGAGAACATAAAGAGATGCTGTAAAGTTTAACTCACATCCAATAATTCATCAAGATCAACTTCATCATGGATTGCAGGTGCTGCGTGAGCCTTCTCTTTAGCTATAACTTCCTAACATGGTGTCTGTGTCAGTATTGCAAAAAAGAGAACTCATAATGAAAAAAACAGTGCTATTCTTGCTCCAACAGTATATTTAATAAAAGCACAAGTTCAAATCAACTTAACACAGATGCCAGCAGCTTACAGCATGGAAGTCATGAAAATAAACTACATGTGAGAATACAATCAGTTCACTGGCCTACGACTCTACGAGCATAAGCAACAGACGGCTTGAACCCAAAAAATTGCACTTTTTAGGGGTTTATTGCAAATCCAATCAATCCAGATAAACACAGTGACCAACACTACTGTGATCACAGACCTGCCATATTTACGCAACTCCAGCCATCTTTAGAGGTTCGGTGTATATGCAGAAATGGAATACAGTGGTACCTAGGCCCAAAAATAAAATCAATTCCAAATAAACATCTCCTAGCTAGATGTAAACGATTTTGCTAGATTCTCAGAACAGAGCTGCCCCGTTGCACATGAGGGAACTACTCGCCGAATCTTAGGCTTTTAGCATCTGTCGTTTCATTCCCAAGGCAAATAACTGTATGTAACCACAAGAAGGAACTTCTCCCAAGATCTAGGAGGGCCACGAAGCCGGCACTGCTGGCTCCTCAGCCAGCCGATGACGCGATCCGACCACCGGATCAGACCGGAGCGCAGTATATAATGGCAACAGGTAAGGCATGAAATCTTATAGGTGGAGAATGATGGAGCATAGCGGCGGGAGCGAGAGTCGCCTTCTTGTAGTCACGGGCGGCGGCAGCCAGGACGTTGTTGACGGCCAGGCCGTGGAGTTTCGACTTCACCTCGTCCGGATCCATCTGTCCTCCACCCTCCCAGTCATGCCGGCACCTTACACCTCCACCACTTCAGCTCTCGCTAGCCCGAGATTTGTGGTGCGGGTGGCGATAGGAGTGTTTCTTTTCTTAAGGAGCGCGATTGGAGTGTTCTTGTTACGTGGAAATGGGGATTCCGTTAACCAAAATAAGATGCATTCCAAATAAACATCTCCCAACTTCCCTCAAGCATTATAGATGCAGTAGTAACTACTTTGCTGGATCCCAGAACAGAGATAAGATAGCCTACTCGCCGAATTAGCACCCGTTGTAAGGCGAAGAACAGCAACCGCGAGAAGGAACTTGCCCCAAGATCCAGGAGGACCACGACGCCGGCGTCGCTAGCTCCTCGGCCGATTCCGATCAGATCAGAACGGAGGCGCGGTAACGGCGACGCGCAAGACGTGGAATCCTAGTAAGAGGGAAGGAGGGGGCGCAGCGGCGGAGCGAGAGTCACCTTCTTGTagtcgcgggcggcggcggcaaggaCGTTGCCGAAGGCCAGGCCTTGGAGTTTGGACTTCACCTCGTCCGGATCCATCTCACCTCCGCCCTCGAACTGGCGCCGgcgccttcctcctccgccgcttcgGCTCGAGCTCGCCGGAGATTTGTTCCGCTTCGGTGCAGGTGGCGATTGGGGagtgttttttctttcttttttgaggGAGCGCGATTGTGTTGTGTACTTGTGTAGCAGTGCAGCCTCAGCGAGCAACAAATTTATACTTTCCTCTGCGGAATACGGCCCATCAGGCCTACTACTGGAGTACTGTACTAAATTTCGCAGATTTTTGTACTTTTGTGTAACGAGCCAAAGGGGGCCCTTTCGCATTGGCTACACGATGAGTAATTAAAGATTCAAATAATTAACACACATGAATAAAGATAATGACATGCATTTCGCATGATAATGCTTCAGTTCATCAGTTGGCACAACATCATGCATCATAATTGGTGACTGGTGTCTGGTGATGCCAACTTCAGCAATGGCATAATCGATTTGGGCAGCTTAATTTgcacatatgaatgagttcaccaAGTTATGCATTCGCCTCTGATTTAAACACAATGTGCTTTGTTCACAGTAGGCAGAATTTTTTTTGTTAGTGGTTAGTTCGGAGTggttaagactgctcatagtgggagtaacttaggtactccctccgtcccagttcgcaaggcaaagttccaaaaaatatttgtcccaaaatgCCTCACCTCCTAGGCACATATGTATTTAAGGTGGGAGTAAAACTGATTCATTATTGCATGCAAAAGACTCCTCCTTTCGTATTCCACTGTGTGAAACGAGGCTCATTAGTACTTTGCATGCACCAtttgcatttaatgtgggagtaaaAATGAATTAAAGGGTAGAAAATAAAGTTCTTTTTAATTTCCCAATTAATTGCAGCGCCGATGTTAATGTTTTTACTTGGaaatttagagccaatgagaattcaccttgggccaagatatttaaAAAcgttgccttgcgaactgggacggagggagtagtaacatcacacatttcaaggtgttttggtgacatggcatagcaataaatgaagaaacagagggaggtggtaactagctatgttaccataacatcacacaccccaagataaaatgagtctacaaactaataaatgagactttgcatgataccatctctaagttactttccactataaaggtagtaacatgaactagtaacttatgcatgacactaccttatgttactccccactatgagcagcctaaggcTGTGAAAAGGGGTGATGGTGCACGCAATAACTCACGAGATTGTTTGTTAGACAAAAAATCTTGTGCAACGAAAACACAAAGTTAACCGAAGTATAAAATTATAGTATTACcttagctttctaaaaaggcttacATTTTCGAATGAAGGTTACAACTTTAATACTTGGGAAAACATCCAGAGAGAGTATTGCCTGCTAAATTGCAAGTTTTATGTACTTGAATATGGGATAGATCAAAAGGATAAACAGATAAAATGATTGAGAGCTGCAGCACGATGAATCACTAAACGCAGTAGCTTTTATGCAAGACATGCATGATCTGAACTCAGTTGAGTAAACCACTCATTTGTATAAAATCAAGGTGTTGTCATTTTCCCTGTTACAATGTACAAAAAAGACCGACGGTATCACACGCCACGTTGGGCTGCGGAAGTGCGGATACAAGAAACGCCCTGCCATCAGCTTGGTATTTGCTTCCTGTACAGCTGGGGCAGTGTCGCGCCGCGCTGGTCCTGAACTTAGGTCATCGTCAACAGCCATCAACTCGATGGCATGGGCTATAGGAGTCCCAGGGACTTGAGCTGCTGGACATGCTCAGCAGGGAGCGGTGGCGGAGACCAATCTGCGCGTTCACCGTCAACATCTTCCACAACATATTCCTGGAGAACACCAAATTGGGGTTATAAACAGGAGGAAGCACCATGACCGATAAGTTCTAAAGGATGAGTGAAGAGAAATGCTCACCTTTGTTAGCATTCGTTTGGCGAGGATGTGGTAGTGCCTTTGCCAGATCCTCTGCCCTACCATAGTTGCCACCAGTACGCTGTAGAAGATGCCGACGACTGTGAACAGCCCCAGCACGATCACTCCCATTATGAGGAGCAATGGTAGCCCTGCTTCCCCTGCGCCTCCCAAGCAACCGCCGCACTCCCCAGCTGTTGTTGCACAGCCTTCAAAGCATGTGGTGCAGTCGGTCCACATGCAAAGGGTGCCAGGAAGATGACAATCTGCACACATCCTGAAACAAGACCAAACAGTGAGTGTACAGCATACAGATGAACCAAGAATGTAGCATTAACAACTTAACCAATTAAGTCACTGAATGTCTACCCTGGTTGGCAGCAACAGagacaaagttctcgacaaggctGAGCCAAGTCACTCCGTACTCTTCGGTCATAACACGTTATGAAGCATCCCGATAACCCAAGCAAAGCAAAGAACAACAAAGCTCCTGTAAATAGAATAAAGATGTTCGACTCAGTTCAGAACTTAAACCATATGTTCAGCATAAACACAGAGATGAATGAATGCATCCCGCAGGAAGGAAAAAACAACTTTAATCATTGCTATTACAAATATGTAATTGGGAAATAAAACTAACTGTTTTCTATTCAACGTTCATTCCTCTGATGTCGAAAACAAAATACATTTCCTCTCGTGTTTTCTTTTCTACACTACTGCACTCTTGTATAGGAGAGGCTGACCGGACAGAATACACACTAATTGCCTATTTCAATTTGTATAAGGTACAGATCCCATACAACTAATGTTGAGGATGAACAGACTTGCGTAAGCAGGGATTAGACAAGGGCATAAGGTATAAATTCAAATATAGAAATCATGCAAATACAGGTACACCATACAGGTGATAACAGAAGGTGCAAATGATTAAGTAGCTTACCACATATATAATAAAAACTAACTTCATTATCAAAACCCCAGGACGTCCTCAACCAATATTGCTGGTACCCATCAATAAAATGTACCAAATAAGCCAATGCAGAGATGACCTGAACAAACGAGTAAGATATACTCTTATCACTCAACGCAACATATACACAAAAGAAAAATGACACGGATTCTTGAAGACTTACAAACTGGACTAGAGCAAAGATGAATAATATATCTCTAGTAacaaagaaacgaaacttcattgTTCGCCATTTCCTGTCAGTGTGGACATGAACCCTCAAGTAATAAGGAGCCTTGCAGGTGGTGCAATGAGAAAATGCAAATCCCTCCTGTATATGACAAAGCATCAAACGCTGTCAGTTTTAAGCAAGAAAGACACAGCTTCATTACAAAGGCAAACTTCTAATAGCTAAGACAAGTAGGCAACAAAATGCAAAGAGTCAGACCACTGCAACAGGATTTTTTGTTTTTACTTTTTGCTGAAGAAAGAGAATTCATATTTCTGAGTCAAAAGAGAAAATAATATGTACCATACATCATTTCTACTCTAATCTATTGGATCCATCCTCAGAAGCAATACGCTTTATGTCGTAATCTGAACCTCCAACACCAACTCAGCTTCCATCTACCCTTACCAAACAGCAAAACTTCATTTTGATGCAGACATCCCAACATCCTAACAGAAAGCAGATTTTCCAATACTAACTACCAAAACTGGACCTGGGAACATCTGCCCAACAAACTGGAACACCCATATTCTAAGTAAAGTCAAAGGAAGAGTACATTGTTATCCAAGGAAAGTAATCTCACCTACCACTGCAACTAAATTTGAAGATTCAATCAAGGAAAGGGGGAGGGTGAGCAGTCCACTTTTAAACCCTGAACTATGGCCAAAGTTCACTACTGAAACACTCAAACAGTGCACCTTTCAACATGTCCACTTTTCAAGCTCAAGCTGTTGCAGAAGTGGTTTTAACTGATGTGGAAGCCACAAAGATGTCATCTCAATGCCACATCGGTGCATGCCATCCAATTTTACTCTTTTACGAAATTGCCCACTTTCAGTTAAACTTAAAACCCATTTCTGCAACCGTTTGCGCCTCAAACTTTCAGTTAAAACAGctttggaatttagggtttgaaaCTGGGCTATTTCAGTATTCTGAGGCTGCAATTCAAACGGCTTTAGAATTTAGGGTTTGAAAGTGAACTCCCACCTTTAGGGTTGTACAATGTAAAGTGGACTTTTCTCTATATTTAATGAAGATGGAGTGCTTACGGTTACAGGTGGTATTTACTGGCATTCAAGCAATACAAGACTTGATGAATGCATCTAAAAATAACATGTCTCTTTTCACAACTTAAGCAATGTCATGTCAATTGTGGTTCAAAATGATTGTGCAATTTCTTTAAAAAATGATTGTACaagttttttttaaataatactgtTAAGTCTCCCAACAAAGTTGACCTGTAATTTTTGATAAATTTGCTATGTATGGACCTAGTCACACATGAATGCTCTAGTGTTAACTTGTATGTGTAGAACTGTAGTCACATATGAATGCTCTTTCGTCTCTACATAACGATCGTGAATTGGCATAGAGTAAACACAAACAGGGTTGTCATGCACAAAAAACAGGGCTGTCACAGGAAGCACTAATCGATAGAGAAGATCTTtaacaaaatagaaaagaaagagaaggtgGACTGATATTGTTTTTGAAAACTGAGGTTGTTGATCATAGTACTCATAGTCCA contains:
- the LOC124698958 gene encoding thioredoxin domain-containing protein PLP3B-like; the protein is MDPDEVKSKLQGLAFGNVLAAAARDYKKEVIAKEKAHAAPAIHDEVDLDELLDDPELERLHAERIAAMKREVEKREVLKRQGHGEYREITEGDFLAEVTRGDKVICHFYHREFYRCKIMDKHLKALAPVYLGTKFVKLDAENAPFFVTKLAIKMLPCVILFKKGIAVDRLVGFEDLGGKDDFSTRALENILKRKGIIEEKKKDEDDEDDETDMSKNRRIRSSTARDSDSD
- the LOC124702983 gene encoding uncharacterized protein LOC124702983; amino-acid sequence: MEDEKARGLSSAASPLIPPKSSEIDLEAGAGDQLQCRICLETDGRDFIAPCKCKGTSKYVHRDCLDHWRAVKEGFAFSHCTTCKAPYYLRVHVHTDRKWRTMKFRFFVTRDILFIFALVQFVISALAYLVHFIDGYQQYWLRTSWGFDNEVSFYYICGALLFFALLGLSGCFITCYDRRVRSDLAQPCRELCLCCCQPGMCADCHLPGTLCMWTDCTTCFEGCATTAGECGGCLGGAGEAGLPLLLIMGVIVLGLFTVVGIFYSVLVATMVGQRIWQRHYHILAKRMLTKEYVVEDVDGERADWSPPPLPAEHVQQLKSLGLL